One stretch of Penaeus vannamei isolate JL-2024 chromosome 7, ASM4276789v1, whole genome shotgun sequence DNA includes these proteins:
- the LOC138862112 gene encoding uncharacterized protein, producing the protein MIHLLTLEILPCPLPPLHPQSHVHSHASTRSPVSHSHPPPYSPICPLPPLAPAVPCPLPPLHPQSHVLTSTRSPMSTPTPPPAVPCPLPPSTRSPMSTTPPPAVPCPPPLHPQSHVHSHPLHPQSHVHSHPSTRSPMSTPTSPPVVPCPLPPLHPQSHVHSHPSTRSPMSTPTPPPEVPCPLPPLHPQSHVHSHPSTPVPCPLPPLHPQSHVHSHLSTRSPMSTPTPPPAVHVHSPSTRSPMSTPTPPSAVPCPPTPPPQSHVHSHPPPAVPCPLPPLHRSPMSTPTPPPAVHVHSHPPRSPMSTPTLHPQSHVHSHPSTRSPMSTPTPPPAVPCPLPPTLAHIHPRRPHSHPTRQGLSLSVESHPKSNADDTCSAIGTMRLRVDGVEVLSLPPGRVV; encoded by the exons ATGATCCATCTTCTAACGTTAGAGATAC TCCCAtgtccactcccacccctccacccgcaGTCCCATGTCCACTCCCACGCCTCCACCCGCAGTCCAGtgtcccactcccaccctccaccttacAGTCCCATCTGTCCACTCCCACCCCTCGCACCCGCAGTCCCAtgtccactcccacccctccacccgcaGTCCCATGTCCTCACCTCCACCCGCAGTCCCAtgtccactcccacccctccacccgcaGTCCCATGtccactcccaccctccacccgcaGTCCCAtgtccaccacccctccacccgcaGTCCCAtgtcctccacccctccacccgcaGTCCCatgtccactcccaccccctccacccgcaGTCCCAtgtccactcccacccctccacccgtaGTCCCATGTCcactcccacctctccacccGTAGTCCCAtgtccactcccacccctccacccgcaGTCCCAtgtccactcccacccctccacccgcaGTCCCAtgtccactcccacccctccacccgaaGTCCCAtgtccactcccacccctccacccgcaGTCCCAtgtccactcccacccctccaccccagtcccatgtccactcccacccctccacccgcaGTCCCATGTCcactcccacctctccacccGCAGTCCCAtgtccactcccacccctccacccgcaGTCCAtgtccactccccctccacccgtaGTCCCAtgtccactcccacccctccatccgCAGTCCCatgtccccccacccctccaccccagtcCCATGtccactcccaccctccacccgcaGTCCCAtgtccactcccacccctccaccgcaGTCCCAtgtccactcccacccctccacctgcAGTCCAtgtccactcccaccctccccgcAGTCCCATGtccactcccaccctccacccgcaGTCCCAtgtccactcccacccctccacccgcaGTCCCAtgtccactcccacccctccacccgcaGTCCCATGTCCACTCCCACCCACGCTCGCACACATCCATCCCCGCCGCCCCCACTCCCACCCGACACGCCagggcctctctctctcagtggagTCTCATCCCAAATCTAATGCGGATGACACATG